One part of the Treponema peruense genome encodes these proteins:
- a CDS encoding tetratricopeptide repeat protein, whose protein sequence is MKIFKTIFLSIFFLNTTFSFSQDMTKNALALIDSFFDLRMNLSLIEESETDKINSEIDSFAVKNKDKISDLSEMETIVLENFIIMEKYNYLYEKPGQAKVQHEILGNQLKKIESFVENNQINDAYFFCTQADITSCYMGYSVGDVLKYGTSVRPLYEKALECNPNLSYALTNIGQWYYFAPGIAGGSKKKTLSYFEKARECAVTDSQKYFADIFLSQLLFEKKEFERCNSLLSEAESICPNSNYLKKIRSANQQGLSLFEYNRKKSSLDKESKKIE, encoded by the coding sequence ATGAAAATATTTAAGACAATTTTTTTATCGATATTTTTTTTGAATACAACTTTTTCTTTTTCGCAAGACATGACTAAAAATGCACTTGCTTTAATTGATTCTTTTTTTGATCTTAGAATGAATCTTTCTTTAATAGAAGAATCTGAAACTGATAAAATAAATTCTGAAATTGATTCTTTTGCAGTTAAGAACAAAGATAAAATTTCTGATCTTTCTGAAATGGAAACTATTGTTCTAGAAAATTTTATAATAATGGAAAAATATAATTATCTTTATGAAAAACCAGGTCAGGCAAAAGTTCAGCACGAGATTTTAGGAAATCAGCTTAAAAAAATTGAATCGTTTGTAGAAAATAATCAGATAAATGACGCATACTTTTTTTGCACACAGGCAGACATAACTTCATGCTATATGGGTTATTCCGTCGGCGATGTTTTAAAATACGGAACAAGCGTTCGGCCGCTTTATGAAAAAGCTTTAGAATGTAATCCAAATCTTTCTTACGCTTTAACAAACATTGGCCAATGGTATTATTTTGCTCCAGGAATTGCCGGCGGTTCAAAGAAAAAAACTTTATCTTATTTTGAAAAAGCTCGTGAATGTGCCGTTACAGATTCCCAAAAGTATTTTGCAGATATTTTTTTATCTCAACTTTTGTTTGAAAAAAAAGAATTTGAACGATGCAATTCATTGCTTTCAGAAGCAGAATCAATTTGCCCGAACAGCAATTACCTAAAAAAAATCCGTTCCGCAAATCAACAAGGACTTTCCCTTTTTGAATACAATAGAAAAAAATCTTCATTAGATAAAGAAAGTAAAAAAATAGAGTAG
- a CDS encoding low molecular weight phosphatase family protein yields MRDVDSCVRNLREDWGLEDPTGKSDTEFIKVINIIEEKVKELSAR; encoded by the coding sequence ATGCGGGATGTAGATTCTTGTGTACGCAATTTACGCGAAGACTGGGGACTCGAAGACCCGACCGGCAAAAGCGACACAGAGTTTATAAAAGTGATTAATATAATAGAAGAAAAAGTAAAAGAATTGTCTGCACGATGA
- a CDS encoding ArsR/SmtB family transcription factor, with product MLEDLSITQPTLSHHMKILSDCNLVKSRKDGKWSHYSLNYSELKEVKYFISELKKNKKKLFL from the coding sequence ATTCTTGAAGACTTGTCGATCACGCAGCCGACACTTTCTCATCATATGAAAATTCTTTCGGATTGTAATCTTGTAAAATCCCGAAAAGACGGAAAATGGTCGCATTATTCTTTGAATTATTCTGAATTAAAAGAAGTAAAATATTTTATTTCAGAATTAAAAAAAAACAAAAAAAAACTGTTCTTGTAG
- a CDS encoding CPBP family glutamic-type intramembrane protease: protein MVKISLFLKTYSCCTTVLLTCTLRRSNNIKFAVFISSITFGMGHIVNLLNGKDLIPTLLQICYAAAIGFLFTIIIYK, encoded by the coding sequence ATGGTAAAGATATCACTGTTCTTAAAAACTTACAGTTGTTGCACAACTGTCTTATTGACGTGTACGCTCAGGCGCTCTAATAATATAAAATTTGCAGTTTTCATTTCAAGTATCACATTCGGCATGGGGCATATTGTAAACTTACTGAACGGCAAAGATTTGATACCCACGCTCTTACAAATTTGTTATGCAGCAGCAATAGGCTTTTTGTTTACGATTATAATTTACAAGTGA
- a CDS encoding nucleoside/nucleotide kinase family protein: MKNYFILGPTGSSKTGFARKLLYGQKYFVSSFEQYFPMLTERFF; this comes from the coding sequence ATGAAAAATTATTTTATCTTAGGCCCAACGGGCAGCAGTAAAACCGGATTTGCCCGTAAGCTTCTTTATGGTCAGAAATATTTTGTATCAAGCTTTGAGCAATATTTTCCCATGCTTACCGAGAGATTTTTCTGA
- a CDS encoding ATP-dependent helicase — translation MDIFVNLNNKQTQAVRETEGYVRVIAGAGSGKTKLLVSRYAYLVTEYGIDPSNILCVTFTNKAAGEMKKRISKLIGPEYSTSLICTYHGFCARLLRENPEKLFLTRGFQIIDTYQQKTLLEEIYQKYELKLDWANFQSIIKKIAQKKQDISYVKRMAQADKVQLLSEINTLDDQIIEEYMQRQKAVYSLDFTDLMMYAIYLLTNDEEVRNKWQERLNYIQVDEFQDSSSIEMQLVDILSGKYQNLMIVGDPDQNIYEWRGSDVKLLVDFDKNHPGTKTIILNQNYRSTPQILNCANTLIEKNALRLKKDLFTRTLPGPSVTHIHAKSEDQEVEEIVKTIRKIKKEKGKSYSDFAVLYRSGFLSRVIERKLVEEGIPYEIYGGVKFYQRMEILDVVAYLRLIAFNDDLSFKRIINTPRRKFGRTRVAALERIRENNEINLFDVDLKDKSLYEVLKTHLGDQAFNGSGGGQFVSLIENLKALKDRLKISELVNRVCIDSGYEQYIRELGDEERLDNLSEFKRIANEFESGFGEDINLEGFLQQIALMSTEDTDKPVEAVKLMTIHASKGLEFPVVFIIGFSEGIFPSSRTIEERKKLGLEEERRLCYVAITRAQETLYLMDSEGQSQNGIKKLPSRFLFEIGEQNYKRVGIISDDLEREAFGYMHRLDLSITEELPPEQQSGELYVEHHIFGKGRVISFDTKRKVYTVQFENMTLPRSISADYFSKKHESLPVIKALPQEKEVEYLPPEIESNSLPQKIDNSLQPTDDLNKLTLFEQKTEKEEEYRSLPHWDEDIDKEEFTIEMPELEKNGEDVSETVEEIEITEDGEDEEEIPDEKKIPPELKAKLDAAPNHWEDPNFPKTGWSCTGVTDLGSPVGICEMCGWQIIRYVHHMVHDSGLSLDCGCVCAGKLEGNIERAKKREAAFKNKEARKFNFKKRTWKKSGRGNEYLKIKNHIVVLFHFRDSDKWKYSIDNEFCKKSYNSRNEVIEAVFEALEKLLYS, via the coding sequence ATGGATATTTTTGTAAACTTAAATAACAAACAGACTCAGGCTGTGCGGGAAACTGAAGGTTATGTCCGTGTAATTGCAGGGGCGGGGAGCGGTAAGACAAAACTTCTTGTAAGCCGTTATGCTTACCTTGTAACCGAATATGGAATTGACCCGTCAAATATTCTCTGCGTTACTTTTACAAACAAGGCGGCTGGGGAAATGAAAAAACGTATTTCAAAACTCATCGGACCTGAATATTCCACTTCCCTTATCTGCACCTACCACGGCTTTTGTGCCCGTCTTCTCCGCGAGAATCCAGAAAAACTTTTTCTTACCAGAGGTTTCCAAATTATCGATACTTACCAGCAGAAAACTCTTCTTGAAGAAATCTATCAGAAATATGAACTCAAACTGGATTGGGCAAACTTTCAGAGTATTATAAAGAAAATTGCACAGAAGAAGCAGGATATTTCTTATGTAAAAAGAATGGCGCAGGCGGATAAGGTTCAGCTTCTTTCAGAAATCAATACTCTCGATGACCAGATTATCGAAGAATATATGCAGCGCCAGAAAGCGGTTTATTCACTCGATTTTACCGACCTGATGATGTATGCAATCTACCTTTTGACTAATGACGAAGAAGTCCGCAATAAATGGCAGGAACGGCTGAACTATATTCAGGTTGATGAGTTTCAGGATTCTTCTTCTATTGAAATGCAGCTTGTTGATATTCTTTCCGGCAAGTATCAGAACCTTATGATTGTCGGAGACCCTGACCAGAATATTTATGAGTGGCGCGGTTCCGATGTTAAACTTCTGGTAGACTTTGACAAGAATCATCCCGGAACAAAAACTATTATCCTGAATCAGAATTACCGTTCTACTCCCCAGATTCTGAATTGTGCCAACACCCTGATTGAAAAGAATGCACTCCGCCTTAAAAAGGACTTGTTTACAAGGACTCTCCCCGGACCATCAGTAACTCATATTCATGCAAAAAGCGAAGATCAGGAAGTTGAAGAGATTGTAAAAACAATAAGAAAGATAAAAAAAGAGAAGGGTAAGTCATATTCTGATTTTGCAGTTCTCTACCGTTCAGGCTTTCTTTCCCGTGTTATTGAACGAAAACTTGTTGAAGAAGGTATTCCTTATGAAATCTATGGCGGCGTGAAGTTTTACCAACGCATGGAAATTCTTGATGTGGTTGCTTACCTCCGTCTTATCGCCTTCAACGATGACCTTTCATTCAAGAGAATTATCAATACACCGCGCCGAAAGTTTGGCAGAACCCGCGTTGCAGCCCTTGAAAGAATCCGGGAAAATAACGAAATAAATCTTTTTGACGTAGATCTTAAAGACAAAAGCCTTTATGAAGTTTTAAAAACACATTTAGGAGACCAGGCATTTAACGGTAGCGGGGGAGGTCAGTTTGTTTCTTTGATAGAAAATTTGAAAGCTCTGAAAGACCGTCTTAAAATCAGCGAGCTTGTAAACCGTGTCTGCATTGATTCAGGCTACGAGCAGTATATCCGAGAACTTGGAGATGAGGAACGGCTGGACAACCTTTCTGAATTCAAGCGCATTGCAAACGAGTTTGAAAGCGGATTCGGAGAAGACATCAATCTTGAAGGCTTCCTCCAGCAGATTGCCCTTATGTCTACAGAAGACACGGACAAGCCAGTAGAAGCAGTAAAACTTATGACAATTCATGCCTCAAAAGGACTTGAATTTCCGGTAGTTTTTATCATCGGCTTTTCCGAAGGGATTTTTCCTTCTTCCCGCACAATTGAAGAGCGTAAAAAACTCGGTCTTGAAGAGGAGCGCCGCCTCTGCTACGTTGCAATTACAAGAGCCCAGGAAACCCTTTATCTTATGGACAGCGAAGGACAGTCACAGAACGGAATCAAGAAACTTCCGTCACGTTTTCTATTTGAAATAGGTGAACAGAACTACAAACGAGTCGGCATAATCAGTGATGACCTAGAACGAGAGGCTTTCGGTTATATGCACAGACTTGACCTTTCAATAACAGAAGAACTTCCTCCGGAACAGCAGAGCGGCGAGCTGTATGTGGAACATCATATTTTCGGCAAAGGCAGAGTTATTTCTTTTGACACAAAGCGGAAGGTCTATACAGTCCAGTTTGAAAATATGACGCTGCCAAGAAGTATTTCCGCAGATTATTTTTCTAAGAAACATGAAAGTCTTCCTGTAATTAAAGCCCTTCCTCAGGAAAAAGAAGTTGAATATCTTCCTCCAGAAATTGAATCAAATTCTCTTCCCCAGAAAATTGACAATTCATTGCAGCCGACAGATGATTTGAATAAATTAACTCTTTTTGAACAGAAAACCGAAAAGGAGGAAGAATACAGAAGTCTTCCACACTGGGACGAAGACATTGATAAAGAAGAATTCACCATTGAAATGCCTGAGTTAGAAAAGAACGGTGAAGACGTTTCTGAAACTGTTGAAGAAATTGAAATTACAGAAGACGGAGAAGATGAAGAGGAAATTCCTGATGAAAAGAAAATCCCGCCTGAATTAAAGGCAAAGCTTGATGCTGCCCCTAACCACTGGGAAGACCCGAATTTTCCAAAAACCGGCTGGTCCTGCACAGGTGTTACTGACCTTGGATCTCCGGTCGGAATTTGTGAAATGTGCGGCTGGCAGATAATCCGTTATGTTCATCACATGGTTCATGATTCTGGCTTGAGTCTTGACTGCGGATGCGTATGTGCCGGAAAACTTGAAGGAAATATAGAACGTGCGAAGAAACGCGAGGCAGCCTTCAAAAATAAGGAAGCCAGAAAATTCAATTTTAAGAAAAGAACCTGGAAAAAGTCTGGCAGGGGAAATGAATATCTCAAAATCAAGAATCACATCGTAGTGCTGTTCCATTTCAGAGATTCTGACAAATGGAAATATTCCATCGACAATGAATTCTGTAAAAAATCCTACAACTCAAGAAATGAAGTAATCGAAGCTGTATTCGAGGCTTTGGAAAAATTATTGTATTCGTAA
- a CDS encoding M48 metallopeptidase family protein — protein sequence MQKSRWGSCSAKGNLNFNCLLVLMPPEVLDSVVVHELVHRHHMNHSRAFFDEVISIYPEYKKWDKWLKKNGGVFLARH from the coding sequence CTGCAAAAATCCCGCTGGGGAAGTTGCAGTGCAAAAGGAAATCTGAACTTCAACTGCCTTCTTGTTCTAATGCCGCCGGAAGTTCTAGATTCTGTAGTTGTTCACGAACTGGTTCACCGCCACCACATGAACCATTCCAGAGCCTTCTTTGATGAAGTGATTTCAATCTATCCCGAATACAAAAAGTGGGACAAATGGCTCAAGAAAAACGGAGGAGTTTTTCTGGCAAGACATTAA
- a CDS encoding AAA family ATPase — protein MQDNNALEKQLAELPSGYITHRTINNKTYYYHQGTKNGQQFSISVSEKEAEELEKNIELRKSLEKKLKMQIKSTSKNSESALSASNFNTSVSFGKNLRTSIQQAARFQKRDCYATIEEYLYSETIDKVCVIYGLRRTGKTTLLRQLMLSFSEENFSKTAYIKCQTSDTIANLNKDIILLQEKEFKYLFIDEVTLINDFIDSSSLFSDVFAAQGMKIVLSGTDSLGFNFAINDELYDRAVMVHTTFIPYKEHSRLLGINDIDDYIRYGGTLKAGEIDFESKEINAKDASFRDDESTRYYIDTAICSNIQHSLECFKNGRYFRHLKTLYEADELTNAINRIIESMNHDFAVKIITQEFKSNDLRSAAQMLRSAKEDSKRTNILDTIDTSFVLERLKNILSIKEKDQQTIGITPVHTEEIKEYLAALDLIEKINIETRFADKPQLNASEIYYIFTQPGMRFCQAQALVYSLMNDPQLADIDVTTRKLISDKIFDDVRGRMLEDIVLLETKKSLEKNWKNQKKVFKLRFQSGEYDMVISDFENSTCQIFEIKHSAEIVPNQYKNLVNTEMTSLTEKFFGKITGKTVIYKGPDKTTENGIEYKNAEEYLCGLEL, from the coding sequence ATGCAGGATAATAATGCTTTGGAAAAACAACTAGCCGAGTTACCGTCAGGTTATATTACTCACAGAACCATAAACAATAAAACTTATTATTACCATCAGGGAACAAAAAACGGACAACAGTTCAGCATTTCTGTTTCAGAAAAAGAAGCAGAAGAACTGGAAAAAAATATTGAGCTCCGTAAATCCCTGGAAAAGAAATTAAAAATGCAGATAAAATCAACCTCAAAAAATTCAGAATCCGCTCTTTCAGCCTCAAATTTTAATACCAGTGTTTCTTTTGGGAAAAACTTAAGAACTTCAATTCAGCAGGCTGCAAGATTCCAGAAGCGTGACTGCTACGCAACAATTGAAGAATATCTTTACAGTGAAACGATTGATAAAGTTTGTGTAATTTACGGACTCCGCAGAACCGGGAAAACGACACTGTTAAGGCAGCTTATGCTTTCATTCAGCGAGGAAAACTTTTCAAAAACCGCTTATATAAAATGCCAAACAAGTGACACAATCGCGAATTTGAATAAAGATATAATTCTTCTTCAGGAAAAAGAATTTAAATATCTTTTCATTGACGAAGTTACTCTTATAAATGATTTTATAGATTCTTCATCTTTGTTTTCTGATGTATTTGCAGCCCAGGGAATGAAAATTGTTCTTTCCGGCACAGATTCACTTGGTTTTAACTTTGCCATAAATGATGAACTTTATGACAGGGCTGTAATGGTTCACACCACATTTATACCTTATAAAGAACATTCAAGGCTTTTGGGTATTAATGATATTGATGATTATATCCGCTACGGCGGAACTTTGAAAGCTGGAGAAATTGACTTTGAAAGCAAGGAAATAAATGCAAAGGATGCTTCTTTCAGAGATGATGAATCAACACGTTACTACATTGATACAGCAATCTGTTCAAATATCCAGCACTCTCTTGAATGTTTTAAGAACGGAAGATATTTCCGCCACCTGAAAACTTTGTATGAAGCAGATGAACTTACAAATGCAATCAACAGAATTATAGAAAGCATGAACCATGATTTTGCAGTAAAAATCATCACGCAGGAATTCAAGTCAAATGACCTTCGTTCTGCAGCCCAGATGCTCCGGTCTGCAAAAGAAGATTCAAAACGCACAAATATTCTTGACACAATTGATACTTCATTTGTTCTGGAAAGACTTAAAAATATTCTTTCAATTAAAGAAAAGGATCAGCAGACAATAGGAATTACTCCGGTTCATACTGAAGAAATAAAAGAATACCTTGCGGCTCTTGATTTGATTGAAAAAATCAATATTGAGACACGTTTTGCAGACAAGCCCCAGTTAAATGCTTCAGAAATCTATTACATTTTTACCCAGCCCGGAATGAGGTTCTGCCAGGCACAGGCTCTTGTCTATTCTTTGATGAATGATCCCCAGCTTGCAGATATTGATGTCACAACACGTAAACTTATTTCAGACAAAATTTTTGATGATGTCCGCGGCCGGATGCTTGAAGACATTGTTTTGCTTGAAACAAAAAAATCGCTTGAAAAAAATTGGAAAAACCAAAAGAAGGTTTTTAAATTAAGATTTCAGTCAGGCGAATATGACATGGTTATTTCAGATTTTGAAAATTCAACCTGCCAAATTTTTGAAATAAAACATTCTGCAGAAATAGTTCCGAATCAGTACAAAAATCTTGTAAACACAGAAATGACCTCTCTTACAGAAAAGTTTTTCGGAAAAATAACCGGAAAGACTGTAATTTACAAAGGTCCAGACAAGACAACAGAAAATGGAATCGAATATAAAAATGCAGAAGAATATCTTTGCGGTTTGGAACTATAA
- a CDS encoding DUF4143 domain-containing protein, which translates to MLGINYNKIASNSVGYKSEFEMQSMDFEEFLWAKGYGQDLLDELLEHMRNSTPLNQATMNVMNELFLDYCILGGMPKVVSTYIEQKKFQGTLQLQKELIEDYKEDIKKYVKGIDKTKVLNVFNNIPVQLAKENKKFQISKVAKGAKFKDYWGCIEWLNDSGIINICQCLHTPDLPLKGNYEDDKYKVYFKDTGLLIASLDEESQEDLRANKNMNVYKGALEL; encoded by the coding sequence ATGCTCGGAATCAACTATAATAAAATTGCCAGCAATAGTGTAGGCTATAAGTCTGAATTTGAAATGCAGTCCATGGATTTTGAAGAATTTCTATGGGCAAAAGGCTACGGGCAGGATTTACTTGATGAACTTTTGGAACATATGAGAAATTCAACTCCGTTAAATCAGGCTACGATGAATGTTATGAACGAACTTTTTCTGGATTATTGTATTCTTGGCGGTATGCCGAAAGTTGTCAGCACTTATATTGAACAAAAAAAATTCCAAGGAACTCTGCAACTTCAAAAAGAACTGATTGAAGATTACAAGGAAGATATAAAAAAATACGTTAAAGGTATTGATAAAACAAAAGTCCTGAATGTTTTTAATAATATCCCTGTACAGCTGGCAAAGGAAAATAAGAAATTCCAGATTTCTAAAGTTGCAAAAGGGGCTAAATTTAAGGACTATTGGGGTTGCATTGAATGGCTTAATGACTCCGGAATTATAAATATCTGCCAATGTCTCCATACTCCGGACCTTCCGTTAAAAGGAAATTATGAAGATGACAAGTATAAAGTATATTTTAAAGATACAGGTCTTTTAATTGCAAGTCTTGATGAAGAGTCCCAGGAGGATTTAAGGGCAAATAAAAACATGAATGTATACAAGGGTGCTCTTGAGTTATAA
- a CDS encoding IS256 family transposase, translating to MKRILEIEENSNSPTIDLLEKAIRARAREVIESLYEDEVQRFLNKTSSIVDKTGNKLVVRNGFHKERTILTTNGYVTVRLPRVDDRALEEKDRFVSKVLPPFARKTPTVEAILSAAYLAGISSNKFSAMLHDVLGKEAKGLSPSVITKLTVKWQAEYDEWRKRDLSGKEYVYVWADGIYVKSRLDGEKTCLLVIIGVTVEGKKELVAVQAGIRESTESWRGVLLDLKFRGLTKAPKLAVCDGALGFQNAVDEIWGQLKIQRCWFHKSMNILDKLPDCVQTQATKMIRDMWQADKRANALKAYDLFIETFGKKYPKATECLEKDKEDLFRFYDYPAEHWAHIRTSNPIESTFATVRLRHKSTKGNGSSAASVAMAFKLCLQAEKNWRRLRGFKQLELVAKNIIFVDGEQMKAA from the coding sequence ATGAAAAGAATACTGGAAATTGAAGAAAATTCCAATAGTCCAACGATTGATTTGCTTGAAAAAGCAATCCGCGCAAGAGCACGTGAAGTAATTGAAAGTCTTTACGAGGATGAAGTTCAGCGTTTTCTTAATAAAACTTCTTCTATCGTAGACAAAACCGGAAACAAACTTGTAGTAAGAAACGGCTTTCACAAAGAACGGACAATTCTTACTACAAACGGTTACGTTACAGTCAGGCTTCCCAGAGTTGATGACCGTGCACTTGAAGAAAAGGATCGCTTTGTAAGCAAAGTCCTTCCTCCGTTTGCAAGAAAAACTCCGACAGTAGAAGCAATACTTTCCGCTGCCTACCTTGCAGGAATTTCTTCAAACAAGTTTTCAGCCATGCTCCATGATGTTCTTGGTAAAGAAGCAAAGGGCCTGAGTCCGTCAGTCATAACAAAGCTTACTGTAAAATGGCAGGCTGAATATGACGAATGGCGCAAACGAGATCTTTCCGGAAAGGAATACGTTTATGTTTGGGCAGACGGAATTTACGTAAAGTCCCGGCTTGACGGTGAAAAGACCTGCCTTCTGGTAATAATTGGCGTAACTGTTGAAGGCAAAAAAGAACTTGTGGCTGTACAGGCCGGAATTCGCGAGTCAACGGAAAGTTGGCGTGGAGTTTTGCTTGATTTGAAATTCCGCGGACTGACAAAAGCACCAAAATTGGCAGTCTGCGACGGAGCGCTTGGGTTTCAAAATGCAGTTGATGAAATCTGGGGCCAGCTAAAAATTCAGAGATGCTGGTTCCACAAGTCCATGAACATTCTGGACAAATTGCCTGACTGTGTGCAGACTCAGGCCACAAAAATGATTCGGGATATGTGGCAGGCAGACAAACGTGCAAACGCCTTGAAAGCCTACGACTTATTTATAGAAACTTTCGGAAAAAAATATCCGAAGGCAACGGAATGTCTTGAAAAAGACAAGGAGGATTTGTTCCGCTTTTATGATTATCCGGCGGAACATTGGGCTCACATTAGAACGTCGAATCCGATTGAATCGACATTTGCAACAGTCAGGTTGCGCCACAAGTCAACAAAAGGAAACGGCTCTTCCGCTGCTTCTGTTGCAATGGCTTTCAAGCTTTGTCTTCAGGCAGAGAAAAACTGGCGACGGCTCAGGGGATTTAAACAACTTGAACTTGTCGCCAAAAATATAATTTTTGTGGACGGTGAACAAATGAAGGCTGCCTGA
- a CDS encoding restriction endonuclease subunit S, producing the protein MKNKWQTVKLGDVCEIQSGGTPSRSKIEYWKDGNIPWVKIGDFSDKYISKTSELITQLGLENSSAKLFTKGTLLYSIFATLGEVSILNIDATTNQAIAGLKIKNNNQLDINYLFSYLKSIKDEVNRIGRGVAQNNINLGILKQFAIPLPPLETQQKIAAVLDKVQKIISKSKTTLEKYDTLIKSRFIEMFGNEIVESGKWKVEKLEDVCDLITDGTHKTRKIQAT; encoded by the coding sequence ATGAAAAATAAATGGCAAACGGTAAAACTTGGGGATGTGTGTGAAATACAATCAGGAGGAACTCCATCTCGAAGTAAAATTGAATATTGGAAAGATGGAAATATACCATGGGTAAAAATTGGTGATTTTTCAGATAAATATATCTCTAAAACATCAGAATTAATAACTCAATTGGGTTTAGAAAATTCTTCTGCAAAATTATTTACAAAAGGAACTCTATTATATTCAATTTTTGCAACTCTTGGTGAAGTTTCAATTTTAAATATTGATGCCACAACAAACCAAGCTATTGCAGGGTTAAAAATAAAAAATAACAACCAATTAGATATTAATTATCTGTTTTCATATTTAAAATCCATAAAAGATGAAGTAAATAGGATTGGACGAGGAGTGGCACAGAATAATATAAATCTTGGAATATTAAAGCAATTTGCAATCCCACTGCCCCCACTTGAAACACAACAAAAAATCGCCGCCGTTTTAGATAAAGTGCAAAAAATCATTTCAAAAAGCAAAACCACCCTAGAAAAATACGACACTCTAATCAAATCCCGGTTTATCGAGATGTTTGGGAATGAGATAGTTGAAAGCGGAAAATGGAAAGTTGAAAAACTAGAAGATGTTTGCGATTTAATTACTGACGGAACGCATAAAACTCGAAAAATTCAGGCAACTTAG
- a CDS encoding winged helix-turn-helix transcriptional regulator: MTFAETETTELKQKFSDSLPKEIVAFLNTDGGTIPFAFELESEPQRDSKIREKIINEIKKNPKITKEDLSKKFELSLSTIKRKLSEMKDIVYFEGASKSGHWVVKDNE, translated from the coding sequence ATGACTTTTGCAGAAACTGAAACAACAGAATTAAAACAGAAATTCTCAGACTCTTTGCCAAAAGAAATTGTTGCTTTTTTAAATACAGATGGTGGAACAATCCCTTTTGCCTTTGAGTTGGAAAGTGAACCCCAAAGGGATTCAAAAATTAGGGAAAAAATCATAAATGAAATTAAGAAAAATCCAAAAATTACAAAAGAAGACCTTTCTAAAAAGTTTGAACTTTCTCTTTCAACAATAAAACGAAAACTTTCAGAGATGAAAGATATTGTTTACTTTGAAGGTGCAAGTAAATCAGGTCATTGGGTCGTAAAAGATAATGAGTAA